One window of Gemmatimonadota bacterium genomic DNA carries:
- a CDS encoding MBL fold metallo-hydrolase, translating to MTRLQLLCTGTPAPLAHRGGSSYLVQTGDETLIFDCGPASVRRMLEAGLALPSIDHLFLTHLHYDHCIDFAYLVLTRWDQSVGQIPELQVYGPAPTAHMAHRLFSADGAFGPDLAARTLHPGSHFVYEARGGTMPRKRPNPQVREVGSGDRIETDNWQVDVAEVVHVQPQLTCLAYRLTTPDGTIVFGGDTAPVDRLTDLARGADVLLHMCHFINGAVDDERLTSCCSGHLDAATTARDAGVETLVLVHLTEQLETPGVRERVLHEVGEVFDGQVILGEDLLEVPMGTIDTEPVR from the coding sequence ATGACGCGACTTCAACTTCTCTGTACCGGTACTCCTGCCCCGCTCGCGCACCGCGGCGGCTCCAGCTATCTCGTCCAGACGGGTGACGAAACCCTGATCTTCGATTGCGGTCCGGCGTCGGTGCGGCGCATGCTCGAAGCGGGTCTCGCTCTGCCCTCGATTGACCATTTATTTCTGACCCATTTGCACTACGACCACTGCATTGATTTTGCCTATCTGGTGCTGACGCGTTGGGATCAGAGCGTCGGCCAGATACCGGAGTTGCAGGTGTACGGCCCGGCGCCAACAGCGCATATGGCACACCGGTTGTTTTCTGCCGATGGCGCCTTTGGTCCGGATCTGGCGGCCCGCACTTTGCACCCGGGCAGCCATTTTGTGTACGAGGCGCGCGGCGGCACTATGCCGCGGAAGAGGCCCAATCCACAGGTGCGCGAGGTCGGTTCCGGAGATCGGATTGAGACCGATAATTGGCAGGTCGATGTGGCAGAGGTAGTACACGTGCAGCCCCAACTCACCTGTCTGGCATATCGTTTGACCACACCTGATGGTACCATCGTATTCGGCGGGGACACAGCGCCAGTGGATCGGCTTACGGATCTGGCAAGAGGTGCGGATGTGCTGTTGCACATGTGCCACTTTATCAATGGCGCGGTCGATGACGAACGTCTGACGAGTTGCTGTTCCGGTCATCTCGATGCGGCGACTACGGCGCGGGATGCCGGCGTCGAGACGCTGGTTCTCGTTCATTTGACGGAGCAGTTGGAAACGCCCGGCGTGCGGGAGCGGGTGCTGCACGAGGTGGGGGAAGTTTTCGACGGTCAGGTGATTCTCGGAGAGGATCTGCTGGAGGTGCCGATGGGTACTATTGATACGGAGCCTGTGCGATGA
- a CDS encoding sugar phosphate isomerase/epimerase: protein MILGLASPTYSGTLPEQAPLLWLLDRCAEYDLKALEAPLPLSGTDHPKEVKEKAADLGVTWVGYWSEDFVTPNGGGIWLRERAERAFDQASIGGVKTVVIFGRGSLHNRFTRQPPLVDQLRLAADHLRPVAEAASERDIQLALLPHLDYRSHEMVSVMEKVCHPNLMMAFDTANPFPVCEEPVAAAKVVLPHAVAVAFKDVQIYPHRSNDVTIWGTPIGRGSVDFETLLPMLSERLPDPEKTTACIKLRLPPGSAEHADWMDQSLTFLRSHL from the coding sequence GTGATCCTGGGACTGGCATCGCCAACCTACAGCGGCACTCTCCCCGAGCAGGCGCCGCTATTGTGGTTGCTGGACCGCTGCGCAGAATACGACCTGAAGGCCCTGGAGGCGCCGCTGCCCCTATCGGGGACGGACCATCCGAAGGAAGTCAAAGAGAAAGCGGCCGACCTGGGGGTGACGTGGGTAGGCTACTGGAGCGAGGATTTCGTAACGCCTAACGGGGGTGGAATCTGGTTGCGAGAGCGGGCAGAGCGGGCATTTGACCAGGCCAGTATCGGCGGGGTGAAAACGGTCGTGATCTTCGGGAGAGGGAGCCTTCACAACCGGTTTACGCGACAGCCCCCGCTGGTCGACCAGTTGCGCCTGGCGGCCGATCACCTGAGACCAGTGGCAGAAGCGGCATCGGAAAGAGACATCCAACTCGCCTTGCTGCCCCACCTGGACTACCGGAGCCACGAAATGGTATCGGTAATGGAGAAGGTGTGCCACCCGAACCTGATGATGGCGTTCGATACCGCCAATCCCTTTCCGGTCTGCGAAGAACCAGTAGCTGCCGCGAAGGTGGTGTTGCCCCACGCGGTGGCGGTGGCATTCAAAGACGTACAGATCTATCCCCATCGCTCGAACGACGTGACAATCTGGGGAACGCCGATCGGGCGAGGCTCGGTCGATTTTGAGACACTTCTGCCGATGCTATCCGAACGGCTTCCCGATCCGGAAAAGACCACTGCCTGCATCAAACTGCGGCTGCCGCCCGGCAGCGCCGAACACGCCGACTGGATGGACCAGAGCCTGACCTTTCTGCGGTCGCATCTCTAA
- a CDS encoding UPF0164 family protein — translation MNRHFYILCAILAVFFLPHRASGQTTYGEQEFGLGISPAPFERVGMSGWQFLKIPTSARIAAMGGVATAISHGDASFAFNNPASTTDVEDLDVFVGRINWIADIGYNVGSVVKNLDQWGYVGINATALDYGTMYRTENIEVLDAAGRRTGNVSINLDEGTFSGGNLSIGLTYGRKVTDRLQIGGNLRYMEEQLDDVQGAKTANWALDIGTVYYTGIKSLRIAMVGRNFGPDTQFSEYDERIQTPPVNVRMPMSFSLGAAIDLFEDEEDPHFMTLVGEFVHPNDGREKLNFGAEYTYNNMGILRAGYRYNYDEEGLTIGAGVRHSTGQLGLRVDYALVDFGRLNYVHLVTLGISYK, via the coding sequence ATGAATCGCCATTTCTACATCTTATGCGCAATATTGGCCGTGTTCTTCCTGCCGCACAGGGCCAGCGGGCAGACGACCTACGGCGAACAGGAATTTGGTCTGGGCATTTCGCCAGCGCCTTTTGAACGCGTTGGCATGTCCGGCTGGCAATTTCTGAAAATTCCGACCAGCGCCCGCATCGCTGCAATGGGTGGTGTTGCTACCGCCATTAGCCACGGCGATGCCAGTTTTGCATTCAACAATCCGGCTTCTACAACAGATGTTGAAGACTTAGATGTTTTTGTGGGTAGAATCAACTGGATTGCCGATATCGGATACAATGTGGGCAGTGTTGTCAAAAACCTGGACCAATGGGGCTATGTGGGGATCAACGCGACCGCTCTGGATTACGGCACCATGTACCGCACAGAAAATATTGAAGTTCTGGATGCTGCGGGCAGGCGCACTGGCAACGTATCCATCAATCTGGACGAAGGCACATTTAGCGGCGGCAATCTCTCCATTGGCCTGACTTATGGCAGGAAAGTGACAGATCGGTTGCAAATTGGTGGTAATCTGCGCTATATGGAAGAACAGTTAGACGATGTGCAGGGGGCCAAAACAGCCAACTGGGCGCTGGATATCGGCACTGTGTATTACACGGGGATCAAAAGTTTGCGGATTGCAATGGTCGGTCGGAATTTCGGTCCGGATACGCAGTTCTCCGAATACGACGAACGCATCCAGACGCCTCCGGTCAATGTCCGCATGCCTATGTCATTTTCACTGGGTGCAGCTATTGATTTGTTCGAGGATGAAGAAGATCCGCATTTCATGACTCTCGTGGGCGAGTTTGTACACCCGAACGATGGTCGGGAAAAATTGAATTTTGGTGCGGAGTACACTTATAATAATATGGGGATTTTACGGGCTGGATACAGGTACAACTACGATGAGGAGGGGTTGACGATTGGGGCAGGTGTTCGGCACAGTACCGGACAACTGGGTCTGAGGGTGGACTACGCGCTCGTGGATTTCGGGCGGTTGAACTATGTGCATCTCGTAACGCTCGGTATTAGCTATAAGTAG
- the mazF gene encoding endoribonuclease MazF — translation MVKTDEYVPQRGDAVWINFNPQAGHEQAGRRPAVVLSPGAYNGKTHLAILCPITNQVKGYPFEVVIPAGLDVTGIILSDQVKNMDWRARNAALICPLPTEIVDAVLQRVGTLLSRESEA, via the coding sequence ATGGTGAAGACAGACGAGTACGTCCCCCAGCGCGGTGATGCGGTCTGGATTAACTTCAATCCACAAGCAGGACATGAGCAAGCCGGACGTCGCCCTGCCGTTGTGCTCTCACCGGGCGCTTATAATGGCAAGACCCATTTGGCAATACTCTGCCCAATTACCAATCAAGTGAAGGGGTATCCTTTTGAGGTCGTCATTCCTGCGGGATTGGATGTGACGGGTATTATTCTTTCAGACCAGGTCAAGAATATGGATTGGCGGGCGAGAAATGCAGCGTTGATATGTCCTTTGCCCACAGAGATAGTGGATGCGGTTTTACAAAGAGTCGGAACGCTCCTATCAAGGGAATCTGAGGCGTAA
- a CDS encoding CocE/NonD family hydrolase, with the protein MNNAMEILTDPDVWVPMRDGVRMAAHVFRPDAEGRFPGILLRTPYGRPKSGFERYVRAGYAVVSMDSRGRYGSEGDWVPFTEVHTGDAEDGYDSVEWLAAQPWCNGRIGTLGASYNAWMQWQLAKLRPPHLVAMCAYTIPLELTEVDWPGGFRPGRRIKWWLTSMAPDLRRRQGLPPPHTPAEALQEWNEDVEKQWLDYLPWLDFPRHLPPGLAEYARDWLAHPNRRAWRFDEVHGEVAVPNLDFSGWYDHCNGSMRHLQLMQRNGRTEQAQSQTKLIAGPWNHPSLGRQQVAGFDFGPDAEVDLPGMIIRWFDYWLKEDDNGIDREPAVRYFAMAGKGGYWREADTWPPPNTTPRAYLLSSDGNAGFGGSGRLSADGGNDGVDRFDYDPRDPVPTLWTKELFTGPSDRRVLEDRDDILCYRSAPLTEAVEVAGYPEVVLYVSSSAPDTDFFARLVDEYPPTDGDQAPALEMCYGMVCARHRNGLDIEELLGLGEVVELRIQLGPTACRFEPGHRIRLEITSSDFPNHDRNHNTGRNDLADTELVRATNAVHHSAAHPSRLVLPTISHPTAD; encoded by the coding sequence ATGAACAATGCTATGGAGATTCTTACTGATCCCGACGTGTGGGTGCCGATGCGCGATGGGGTGCGGATGGCGGCACATGTGTTCCGTCCCGATGCGGAGGGGCGCTTTCCTGGAATTTTGCTGCGCACGCCATACGGCCGTCCAAAGTCCGGATTTGAGCGCTATGTGCGCGCCGGTTACGCCGTGGTGAGTATGGATTCGCGCGGGCGCTACGGGTCTGAGGGCGATTGGGTTCCGTTTACCGAGGTGCATACGGGGGATGCCGAAGATGGTTACGATTCTGTGGAGTGGCTGGCGGCGCAGCCGTGGTGCAATGGTAGGATCGGTACTCTGGGAGCCTCTTATAATGCCTGGATGCAGTGGCAGTTGGCCAAATTGCGCCCGCCGCATCTGGTAGCGATGTGTGCGTACACCATTCCACTGGAATTGACAGAGGTGGATTGGCCGGGCGGGTTTCGCCCGGGACGGCGTATCAAGTGGTGGCTCACTTCCATGGCTCCAGACCTTCGGCGACGCCAGGGATTGCCGCCGCCGCACACGCCAGCGGAGGCGCTGCAGGAATGGAACGAGGATGTCGAAAAACAATGGCTTGACTACCTTCCGTGGCTCGATTTTCCGCGCCACTTGCCGCCGGGGCTGGCGGAGTACGCGAGAGACTGGCTGGCGCATCCAAACCGGCGGGCATGGCGGTTCGACGAGGTACACGGGGAAGTTGCGGTGCCAAATCTCGATTTCAGCGGCTGGTATGACCACTGCAATGGCTCGATGCGGCATTTGCAACTGATGCAGCGCAACGGCCGCACCGAGCAGGCGCAGTCGCAGACAAAGCTGATCGCGGGTCCGTGGAACCATCCGAGTCTCGGTCGCCAGCAGGTGGCGGGGTTTGACTTTGGTCCGGATGCCGAGGTCGATTTGCCTGGCATGATCATCCGTTGGTTCGACTACTGGCTCAAAGAAGACGACAATGGTATTGATCGCGAGCCAGCAGTGCGCTATTTCGCGATGGCGGGTAAGGGAGGATATTGGCGCGAGGCCGATACCTGGCCGCCGCCGAATACGACACCGCGTGCGTATTTGTTGAGTAGCGATGGCAATGCCGGATTTGGCGGCTCCGGGCGGCTCTCTGCCGACGGTGGAAATGACGGTGTTGATCGTTTCGACTACGATCCTCGCGATCCGGTGCCAACCTTGTGGACGAAGGAGTTGTTTACGGGTCCGTCGGATCGGCGCGTGTTGGAGGATCGCGATGATATTCTCTGCTACCGCTCTGCGCCTCTGACTGAAGCCGTGGAGGTTGCCGGCTATCCAGAGGTTGTTCTCTATGTCAGTTCGTCAGCGCCAGATACGGACTTTTTTGCGCGTCTGGTGGATGAGTACCCGCCCACAGACGGGGACCAGGCGCCCGCGCTGGAGATGTGCTATGGCATGGTGTGTGCGCGTCACCGCAATGGCCTTGATATTGAAGAGCTGTTGGGATTGGGAGAGGTGGTGGAATTGCGCATCCAACTCGGTCCAACAGCCTGCCGTTTCGAGCCGGGCCATCGCATTCGCCTGGAGATCACATCCAGCGATTTCCCCAACCACGACCGCAATCACAATACGGGAAGGAACGATCTGGCTGATACCGAGCTGGTGAGGGCGACGAATGCCGTACATCACTCGGCAGCCCACCCTTCGCGACTCGTGCTCCCCACTATTTCCCACCCGACTGCCGACTGA
- a CDS encoding AbrB/MazE/SpoVT family DNA-binding domain-containing protein, whose amino-acid sequence METRVQKWGNSLALRIPKPLAIQIGLEPNSPVELSLRGKELVIEPVKPSKLKLDDLLSQVTKHNLHGEVDTGPATGGEIW is encoded by the coding sequence ATGGAAACCCGTGTGCAGAAATGGGGCAATAGTTTAGCCCTGCGTATTCCCAAACCACTCGCTATCCAGATCGGGCTTGAACCCAATTCACCAGTGGAATTATCGCTACGTGGTAAAGAGTTGGTCATTGAACCTGTGAAGCCGTCTAAATTGAAATTGGACGATCTTCTATCTCAGGTGACGAAACACAACTTACACGGTGAAGTAGATACTGGACCTGCGACAGGCGGTGAAATATGGTGA